The nucleotide window GATCCCCAAGGAGTTTCGCGACGAGTTGGGCATCGAGACGCCCGGCCGGGTGAAGTTCGCCCGAACCGACGACGGCGAGATCGTCGTCCGTCCGATCACGTCGATCACCGACCTCCGGGGTGTGCTCGCGGGAGCGACCGACGAGGACGGGCGAACGGCGACCGAACGACTGCGCGAGGAGCGCGAACGGGACGCCGCCCACGAGGCCGCGCTCCGGAACCGCGACGACCAGCGATGACCGGCCAGCCCGATACGGTCGTGTTCGACGCCGAACCGCTTGTGGCGTACTTCTGTGACGAGCCGGGAAGCGACACCGTCGAGCGGTACGTCACGGCGGTCGAGGGGGCCGTCGACGGCTACATCTCCGCGGTCACCCTCGCGGAGGTCCACTACGTCGTTCGGGCGATCGACGGAGCGGACCGAGCGGACGCCGTCGTCGACGTCCTCGAAGAGAGTGGCATTCGGCGCGTCGACACCGCCGACGTCTGGCGACACGCTGCCGAGTTCAAGTTTCATCACGCCCCCTCGCTCGGTGACGCGTTCGCGCTCGGGACCGCCGCTCAGATCGACGGGACGCTCCTCGTGGGTGCAGACGACGACTTCGACGATATCGAATCGGTGCCCGTCGTCCGGTGTCGAGAGGAGTCCGCCTGACCCATCCTACCTGACGAACGCCCGGAGTTGATCGAACGAGAAGATCGTCGAGGGGCGATCCATGTGGACGCCAACCCGCCCGCTGGTGAGTCGCAAGCCCACACGTTGGACCGCGTTGGGGAGATCGTACGCCCGACGGATCCACGCGCCCATCGCGATCTCCCGGCCGAGGTCCTCGCGCCACGCACGCTCGTAGTCCGCGAGCGTCGCGGGATCACTCGGATCGACGGTGCGAGCGGCGTGATCGGCGGCGGTCATGCCGTAGTTGATCCCGCCGCCGGTGAACGGCTTGGTCTGGGCGGCGGCGTCACCGAGCAACAGCGTTCGATCCGCCGTGACCCGATCGGGCGGACCGATCGGGATCAGTCCCGAGCACCGACGGGCGGTCTCGACGCCATACGCGTCGGTCATGGCCTCGAAGCGCTCGACGGGGTCGGCCTCGGGGCGAGCGGCCAGGCCGTACTCGACGCCCGCCTCCCCTCGGGGGATGCGCCAGGCGAAAAAGCCCGGCACGTCGAGGTGGACGTCGACGCGGTCGCCGTTGTCGGCCGACGTATCGAAGCCCAACACGCCGTGGAGCAGTTCGTCTGGCTCCGGAAGGCCGATCGACTGTCGGACGCGCGAGCGTGGCCCGTCGGCCCCGACGAGGATCTTCGCCCGGAACTCCGCGCGACCCTCGGGCGTGCGGGCCGTGACCGTCACGCCAGTCGCGTCTTCGGTGGCGTCGACGACGGTGTGCTCGACCCGGAGGTCCGCGCCGGCGTCCTCGGCCGCACTCGCGAGATGGCGATCCAGCGCGACCCGATCGATCACCTCCGAGATGGTCTCGTCGCGATAGAACGCGTGGGCGGGGCTGTCGGGCCCGCCGACGTGAAAGCGAGCGCCGGAGATCTGGTTCTGGACGATCGCCTCGCGCGTCCCCTCGGGCGTGCGCTCCCAGATGTCGCGGCTGACGTGGCCCGAACACGCCAGCGGTTCGCCCACGGGGCCGCGTTCGAGGACGAGCACGCTCTGGCCCGACGCGGCCGCCTGCCGGGCGTACCGACTGCCCGCCGGTCCGGCCCCCACGACGATCACGTCGTGCATGGACGCCGACTGGATCGCCGCCCGCATAGCTCTCTCGAAAGCGGCACCGGCCGAACGACTATGTCTGCGGCCGGCGAACGAGGGCGCGATGGAGTACGTCCAACGGGCGATCGCGACCTGCCACGACTTCGGCGGGGCCGACCCGCCGACCGACCTGTCGCGGGTCGCCGTGGTCGTGCCGGTGACCGAGCGCGCGGCCCGCACACCGACCGCGTCGGACGTGCTCGCGTCCGTCGCGGCCCGGAATCCCGCTCGCATCGTCGTCCCCGTCCAGGCCGATGCCGACGCGATCGGGCCGATCGCAGACTGGCTCGCAGAGGTCGACGCGCCGACCGACTGTCTGTGGTGTTCGGCCCCCGCGCTGGCCGATCGACTCGCCGCCGCGGGCATCGACACGCCCCCTGGCAAGGGCCGCGATGTCTGGCTCGCGTTGGGCGTCGCCGCGAGCGCCGCCGACCGGGTCGCCGTCCACGACGCCGACGTCCAGACCTATGCCCCCGAAACACTCGCGCGACTCTGCTTTCCGCTCGATCACGACTACAGGTTCGTCAAAGGCTACGCCGCCCGCGTCGAGAGCGACGGGCTCTACGGCCGCCTGTTCAGGCTGTTCGTGAGCCCACTGCTCGACGCGCTGTCGGATCGTCACGACGCCGGGATCGTCCGCTATCTGCAGGCCTTCCGCTACACGCTCTCGGGGTCGATCGCGACGACCGCACAGATCGCCCGATCGATGCGTCCGCCGCCGGGGTGGGGCCTCGAAATCGCCACGCTCGGGACGGCGTTCGAACGGGCCGGGTTCGAGGCGACCGCACAGGTCGATCTCGGTCGGCACGTCCACGATCACCGCCCCGTCGCCGGTGCGGACGGCCTCGAACGGATGGCCCGGGAGGTCTGGACGACGCTCGTCGACGTGTGCGCGACCCACGGCGTCGGCGTCGATCCCGGAGCGCTCCGCACGGCCTACCGAACCGCCGCGGATCGACTGGTCGATCGGTACGCCCTCGACGCCCGCTTCAACGGCCTCCCCGCCGATCCACAGGGTGAGCGCGACCAAATCGAGCGGTACGCCGACGCGATCGATCAGGTGGACCAGATCGACCGCCTTCCCGCGTGGGACGCGATCGATCTCGATCCGGGCACGGTCCGGGCCACGGCGACCCGCGCCGTCCGGGCGGAACTCCACCGTTGAAGGGGATGGGTTGCGTCGATCACACATGGACCTGGGGCGGGTCGGTGACCGTGAGGCCACGACCGTCGACGACACAGCGCGAGCGGCGAGTGTGCTCGTGCCGGTGCTCGTCGATCGCGAGGCGCTGATCGTCATCCGACGGGCCGATCACCTCGACGACCACGCCGGGGAAGTGTCCTTTCCGGGCGGGAAACGAGAGCCCGAGGACGCAGATCGTGAGGCCACGGCACTGCGAGAGGCCCACGAGGAGATCGGCCTCGATCCGCACACAGCGTCCGTCTACGGCAGACTCGACGACATCCGGACGGTCACCGACTACTCGGTCCGGCCCTTCGTCGCGCGCGTACCCGATCGCGAGTACGTCCCCTGCGACCACGAGGAAGTCGCGAGCGTCGAGCGCGTCTCGATCGACGCGGTGACCGACCGCACGAACTACGAGTCCGAGACCCGCGAGCACCCCGAGTACGGCGAGATCGAGGTTCACTACTTCCACGTCGGCAGCGTGACCGTCTGGGGGGCGACCGCGCGCATTTTGATCGACTTTCTCGAAACGGTCACCGACTGGCGCGTTCCTCGATCCTGACCGACCAGCACCGACAGAGTCAGCGCTGTGGCGACCGCCGCGCCCACCGAGCGGGAGATCGGAGTCCTCGCGACACGACGAGCCACGGGCGACCGCACCGCCTGAGAGCGCCGGGCACGTTCGACGTGGGGGCCGAGCGTCGGGATCACCGGACTGACGCACTGGAGTCACACCGGCAGAGTACCGAGTGGGCCGTCGCCAGTAAATTCTATATAGCGACATTGGATTTAACATATATTCGTTTGGGTGCCGGGCCACGCGGATTGGTGGGCTGGAGTGGGCGTCCAAGCACACTGCTCGAACTGTCGGGAGACCACAGCCCCGAGAGACGGACCCGATCGGCCCGCTACGAACCCAGATCGGATCGCCAGGGCCTGAGCGACGACTGAGCGTGGAGTGACGGTATCGATCGGGGACAGCCCCCCGCTGGCGAGTTCGAACGTCCACCGTGTTCCAGTTGAGCGAAGTCGGGCGTTCGATCGGCTGAACGGCCGGATTTCCGGCGCTGGACGGGTGCGGTCGGTGTAACCCCAAGAGACATATAGTAAATCGCATGTCGCTATATTAATTCGGTTCGGGGCGGGCCAGCAGTCGACTCTCCGAACGCCGTCGACTCGGCGGGCCGAAAGGGGTTCGAGCGACGAATCGGCCAAGTCGGGACGGTCACCATGCCCAGGATCCAGTCACGTCGACACCGAGTCGTCGATTCGGGGCAGGCGCGCCGAGAGACGAACTCGACACCCGACCCAGTTGCAATGTTGATCTCGTGCGCGCGTGCGCGCGCATGAGAATCAACTCACAGAGACAGAGCCAGACTCCGATGATCGAAGATCGCCCCGTGGCCACACGACCTCCGAACCGCGTTCTGCAGAGCCGACTCACGCGGCCCGGTAGGAGGAACGAACCGCCAGCTCGTCGAGGCGCACCTGGCCGGACGGCCAGATCTGGGGCGAACGAGCCCCGATCACGACCAGCCCCCCAAATTATCGTCTCACAGACATTGAGGACGAGACCAGCGCCGTGAAGTACCGATCGATGGAGCCGGTGTCCCGACCAGGACGCGATTCGATATAGTGGTATACGATATACGTGGTATAGCTATTGGTACCCGGGGTACTCCGGTGGAGCGAGCCACATATGCAGTAGGAGGGGTTCACCGGTTCAGCATCGCGGCTTCGCGCCGCGAGCAGCCACGACGCGCGCACAGCGAGAGCGGGAGAGGGAGGGCGATATCAGTTCCCAAACCCCCATCTGAACGGGTCCGTGACCCCCCGGTGAAGACTCGGGTGCGGACGGACAGCGCCCTGATCCCAGTCACCCCGGGCCCCATCGAGCTGTGTCGAACGACGCATGGACCGGCCGCGAGATCCAGAACGGAGAGTCGGCAGCAGCCTCGACTCCCAAAATACTATATAATATACCGCATGCCACTATATACAATTCCCAGACTGACCGCGCTGCGTTTTCATGAACTGCCGAGTCACGACGGTCACAGGGGTTAGAGCACCGCAGACGTGGTCGAATGACTCCTGACCCGTATCGTCCCCAGCAAATTGAGTGACCGCCCGAATACGCCGGTCTCGGCCGACGAGACGCCGCTATCCACTCGGATTCGGCGCACTCCAGAGCCGTCACAGGACGCTCTCACGGCATCGCACGCAGTGTACCCATCTCGTGAGTCGCCGCCAGGAGTTCCTGGACGCGACCACCCTGGGGCCACGGCCGGCGTGAGCCACCGACAGCTCGTCCCCACGCTGTACGGTGACGGCGGGTCGGACCACCTCGTGCTGGCCACGGCACCATGCCTCGAAGAGGTCGTCGAGCGTGTCAGCGAGCGGTGCGGGCCCATCTGGTCCGGCGAGTCTGAGGGCCGGACCGACGAGCCGTCAGAAGACGATCCGTTCGAGGACCCGTCCGAGGAGTCCGGGGCGGTCACCCGGGTGGATGACGAGCAGGTTGTCGCCAGCCCCCCGGTCGTGTCGGTCACGCACCAGCCCGGGGCGACTGGCGACGATCACCAGGTCGGCGTCCGTACTCGCGCGTTCGAGTTCGACCGTGAGGTCCTCGCTGTCGACGATCGCAGAGACGGTCTGCACGGTACAGAGGTCCGCGAGTTCACCGTGGTATTCGATCGCAGAGGCGCGTTGCTCGTCGGTCGCACGCGGATCGATGCCGTGAACGAACTCGACGGTCGCATCGCGAGCCTGCGCCAGCGAGTTCGCGATGCGTACCTTCACCGGGTCGAACGGCCCGCCGTCGTCGACCAGCGCGATGCGATCGAGACCGTCGAGACTCGCCGCACCGACCTCCAGGACGTCGAACGAGCGTTGCGAGCGGATCCGATCGAAGATTCCCGGCGTGGTGTGTGGGCCGCCCTCGTCGACGACGACCAGATCGTAGCCGTAGTGACCGGCGACGTTCGAGACCGCGCGGTCGACGTCGTGGCTGACGACTTCGCCGTACTCCACGGGGACGACCGCCGCCTCAGCGAGTGCGGCAGTGCGATCCTCGAACACCTGATCGGCCTCGGTCAGCGTCGCTTCGGCGTAATTCAGCGGCGTCTGATCGGGCACCCGATCGAACTGGACGACCGTCACCACCCCGTCTCGTGCGCGCGCGATCGGGAGCGCGACGTCGAGCAAGCGTTCCTCGGCCGCGGCCGAAGTCTCCTCGGTGAGCGCGACGAGGACGTCACTCGTTTCGGCGTCGTGACAGACCGACCGCGTCCGTTCGACGGCCCGCCGATCGATCCCGCGCCGGATCGCGTCGGTGAGCGCACCCTCGCGATCGACGGCCTGGGCGTACGCGAAGTACCACACGACGCTGACGACGACGATGGCGATCGCGCCCACGAACGGGATCAGCCCCATCTGCGTGAGGAGGACGAGGCCACCGAGGACGCCGAACGCCTGGAGCCAGGGGTACAGCGGCGACGTGTAGCTGGGCTCGTAGGTGATCTCGCTCTCGCGAAAGGCGACGAGCGCGACGTTGATCAACACAAAGACGAGGATCTGGAACGCGCTCGCGAGTTTGGCGATCTCGGTCACGTCGACGAAGGCGATCAGCGCGAGCATCACCAACCCCGTCAGCGCGATCGCGGTGACGGGCGTCCCGAACCGGTCGCTGACGGTCGCGAACGTCGGCGGCGCCAGATCGTCGCGGCTCATCGCGAACGGGTAGCGCGACGAGGAGAGCAACCCCGCGTTCGCGGTGCTGATCAGCGCGAGCATCGCCGCGACGATCACCGCGAACACGCCGATCGGTGACATCGTCGCCCGAGCCACCTCAGCGACGGGGGTGTTCGACCCGACGATCCCCGAGGGGTCGACGCCGACGATCACCGCGACGACCATGACGTACAACACGGTCGTGAACCCGAGCGACCAGATCATCCCCCGCGGGATCACCCGGTCGGGGTCTTCGATCTCTTCAGCGACGCTCGCGATCTTCGTCACGCCCGCATACGAGACGAACACGAACCCGGTCGCTTCGAGGATGCCCCCCACGCCGGAGCCGAGAAAGCCGTCGAACGCCGCCCGTTCGATCGAGCCCGTCGACCCGCCGACGAACCATGCCATCGCCGCGAGCATCACCGCGACGATGACGACCTGGAGCCGACCGGTCTGTTTGGCCCCCAGGAGGTTGACGAGGATGAGGACGACCGCGAGCGCGAGCGCGACCGGCTTGACGGGCACCTCGAAATACCAGAGGAGGTAGGGCACCCCGCCGACGAGCGCGAGCGCGCCCTTAAACGAGAGTGCGAACCAGGTCCCGATCCCCGCGATGGTGCCGAGCAGCGGGCCCATCCCCCGCTCGATGTACAGATAGGTGCCGCCGGCCTCGGGCATCGCGGTCGCCATCTCGGCTTTGCTGAGCGCCGCCGGAAGGACGACCAGCGCGGCCAGCCCGTACGCCAGCACGACCGCGGGCCCGGCCATCTCCAGGGCGAGCGCCGGGAGGATGAAGATGCCACTCCCGACCATCGCGCCGATGCTGATCGCCAGCACCGAGAACAGCCCCAGGTCGCGTTCGAGTTCTTTCATCGTGGCAAGGTCACCTCCGGCGGTCGACCGCTGTCGGGGCCGGGGCGGCCCAGGACAGACCGGAGAGCGATCAGTCGGTAGTGACTCGGGGTGAGAAGATACACGCGTCTACCCGCGGTTCGTGACGGGAGCAAATAAATGACGTGGTCCGGTTGACGACACGTCGAAATACCCCACCCCTATTTCCCGATCCGTCAGAGACGGCGCACGGGAAGACCTAAGTCTGTCGATCGACCCACAACTCGCATGGCAGAGATCAGTCTCGACCGGATCGACGAACACATTCTCTACCGGCTCCAGGAAGACGCCCGTCGGACCTCCTCGAACGACATCGCTGACGAACTCGGCCTGTCAGCGAGCACCGTCCGGACGCGACTCAACAAACTCGAAGAGAGCGGCATCGTGCGGGGGTATCACGTCGACATCGACTACGACCTGGCGGGCTACCCGCTGTACACGAAGATCATCTGTACGGCCCCGATCCCCCAGCGATCGGCGCTCGCGGACGCCGCCCGCGACGTCGAGGGCGTGACCGCGGTCAGAGAGATCATGACCGGCGAGCGTAACGTCTACGTGAACGCGATCGGCACCGACCACGACGACCTCAACCGGATCAGCGAGGCGCTCGACGACCGCGGCCTCGACATCGCAGACGAACAGCTCATTCGCGACGAGTGCGTCTGTCCGT belongs to Halococcoides cellulosivorans and includes:
- a CDS encoding NUDIX hydrolase, which gives rise to MDLGRVGDREATTVDDTARAASVLVPVLVDREALIVIRRADHLDDHAGEVSFPGGKREPEDADREATALREAHEEIGLDPHTASVYGRLDDIRTVTDYSVRPFVARVPDREYVPCDHEEVASVERVSIDAVTDRTNYESETREHPEYGEIEVHYFHVGSVTVWGATARILIDFLETVTDWRVPRS
- a CDS encoding PIN domain-containing protein yields the protein MTGQPDTVVFDAEPLVAYFCDEPGSDTVERYVTAVEGAVDGYISAVTLAEVHYVVRAIDGADRADAVVDVLEESGIRRVDTADVWRHAAEFKFHHAPSLGDAFALGTAAQIDGTLLVGADDDFDDIESVPVVRCREESA
- a CDS encoding geranylgeranyl reductase family protein — encoded protein: MHDVIVVGAGPAGSRYARQAAASGQSVLVLERGPVGEPLACSGHVSRDIWERTPEGTREAIVQNQISGARFHVGGPDSPAHAFYRDETISEVIDRVALDRHLASAAEDAGADLRVEHTVVDATEDATGVTVTARTPEGRAEFRAKILVGADGPRSRVRQSIGLPEPDELLHGVLGFDTSADNGDRVDVHLDVPGFFAWRIPRGEAGVEYGLAARPEADPVERFEAMTDAYGVETARRCSGLIPIGPPDRVTADRTLLLGDAAAQTKPFTGGGINYGMTAADHAARTVDPSDPATLADYERAWREDLGREIAMGAWIRRAYDLPNAVQRVGLRLTSGRVGVHMDRPSTIFSFDQLRAFVR
- a CDS encoding amino acid permease produces the protein MKELERDLGLFSVLAISIGAMVGSGIFILPALALEMAGPAVVLAYGLAALVVLPAALSKAEMATAMPEAGGTYLYIERGMGPLLGTIAGIGTWFALSFKGALALVGGVPYLLWYFEVPVKPVALALAVVLILVNLLGAKQTGRLQVVIVAVMLAAMAWFVGGSTGSIERAAFDGFLGSGVGGILEATGFVFVSYAGVTKIASVAEEIEDPDRVIPRGMIWSLGFTTVLYVMVVAVIVGVDPSGIVGSNTPVAEVARATMSPIGVFAVIVAAMLALISTANAGLLSSSRYPFAMSRDDLAPPTFATVSDRFGTPVTAIALTGLVMLALIAFVDVTEIAKLASAFQILVFVLINVALVAFRESEITYEPSYTSPLYPWLQAFGVLGGLVLLTQMGLIPFVGAIAIVVVSVVWYFAYAQAVDREGALTDAIRRGIDRRAVERTRSVCHDAETSDVLVALTEETSAAAEERLLDVALPIARARDGVVTVVQFDRVPDQTPLNYAEATLTEADQVFEDRTAALAEAAVVPVEYGEVVSHDVDRAVSNVAGHYGYDLVVVDEGGPHTTPGIFDRIRSQRSFDVLEVGAASLDGLDRIALVDDGGPFDPVKVRIANSLAQARDATVEFVHGIDPRATDEQRASAIEYHGELADLCTVQTVSAIVDSEDLTVELERASTDADLVIVASRPGLVRDRHDRGAGDNLLVIHPGDRPGLLGRVLERIVF
- a CDS encoding Lrp/AsnC family transcriptional regulator, with amino-acid sequence MAEISLDRIDEHILYRLQEDARRTSSNDIADELGLSASTVRTRLNKLEESGIVRGYHVDIDYDLAGYPLYTKIICTAPIPQRSALADAARDVEGVTAVREIMTGERNVYVNAIGTDHDDLNRISEALDDRGLDIADEQLIRDECVCPYSGFRDHGDD
- a CDS encoding DUF7260 family protein translates to MTARIRRSRPTRRRYPLGFGALQSRHRTLSRHRTQCTHLVSRRQEFLDATTLGPRPA
- a CDS encoding glycosyltransferase family protein, coding for MEYVQRAIATCHDFGGADPPTDLSRVAVVVPVTERAARTPTASDVLASVAARNPARIVVPVQADADAIGPIADWLAEVDAPTDCLWCSAPALADRLAAAGIDTPPGKGRDVWLALGVAASAADRVAVHDADVQTYAPETLARLCFPLDHDYRFVKGYAARVESDGLYGRLFRLFVSPLLDALSDRHDAGIVRYLQAFRYTLSGSIATTAQIARSMRPPPGWGLEIATLGTAFERAGFEATAQVDLGRHVHDHRPVAGADGLERMAREVWTTLVDVCATHGVGVDPGALRTAYRTAADRLVDRYALDARFNGLPADPQGERDQIERYADAIDQVDQIDRLPAWDAIDLDPGTVRATATRAVRAELHR
- a CDS encoding AbrB/MazE/SpoVT family DNA-binding domain-containing protein, giving the protein MSSVESETVVSVSSRGQATIPKEFRDELGIETPGRVKFARTDDGEIVVRPITSITDLRGVLAGATDEDGRTATERLREERERDAAHEAALRNRDDQR